Genomic segment of Benincasa hispida cultivar B227 chromosome 1, ASM972705v1, whole genome shotgun sequence:
ATTGGGGAAAAAAACATATGAGTTGGttgcaaataataaaaatcctattaaaatttagatttaggCTTTTTTGCAACAAAGTTTTGTTTTATGTATCTTTTTAATTGTAATGATCTAAAACTATTTATTTTCATGGACGATCTAAACTATTTGAAAATCTTAATTGTTTAGTGATTACTACTTTTATAACTATCATTTTTCTAATTTGTAATCCATACTAAAATAATATACATCCTACATCTACCCACAAATTGTTGTACTCCAAATACAGATTATTTTAATCCACAAACTATTATTCAATGTTCCATAGCCCCTTAGATTTCacaaatcatttaaaaattaatactaTTATCAAGCACTTAtgaataacaatttaatatgaattaatctattttcaaatttataataattcatttaaaaattaatactaTTATCAAGCACTTAtgaataacaatttaatatgaattaatctattttcaaatttataataatttagtttcttAACAGTTTAGCCCTTATTAAAATCTCATCAAAATTaagtatcaatttttatttttattttgcaaCAACAAATTTTGTTCCTGATAATGTTCATTAAAGTGTAagaaattttatcaaattttagttATACCCAAGATGAATTAGTAATACTATCAATAATATGGTGAAATGGAGGTCATTTGTCATTACGTGTGACTATCTCCACCACATAAAGAAAAAGGGCAATTTAGTGaataaatactaaaaaaaaaataggttttcTACATATGTATTGTCCAAACTAATGATTTGCATCCTTTGCTGAAACTTTATAGaagtaaaaatatgaaaaaaaaaaaaaatgtatgcaTGTTCTATGGTTAAataatctaattcatagaagaAGCACTGTATTTGCTCACCAAACATGAGGTGAATGTAACTCAACTGACATGAACTACTACTATTAGTCTCGAGGTCTAAAGTTTGATCCTCCATccagtaagaaaaaaaattaaataagtaaaatTATGGTCTAATGAATGtcactaattaaatatatacccTCCTCTTTAATTATATACCCTCCTCTTGGTTCATTCATCTGATGGAATTATTATCATTTATAAGTCACAGTTTAGCCAGTCCAAGTACTTAAAAGAGTACAAATATATTGTATGGACTACCACTTTCACCAAACACAAAAATTCTTCAAAGGCACTTACTTGGAAGTAATTCTAATCACATTGAAATACTTCGATCAAATCTTTTGCTTCGTATTAGTGGCAGTTCATATAGTGAACCGTAACTTGATCCTCTTCAATTTAACAATCAGTTGGCagtctaaataataatattaaaaacaacgCACAGTCGAAATCGAATAAACGAATCGGTAAAAATAATATAGCTAAGTATTCAAACAATAATACATGATCAATGGGCAATCTTAAGATTGCTTTCTAAACCAACAAATAGGCACTATTAATATCAATGATGCTACAACGAATAGAAGTTTTGAATACTCTCCTGCAACTGCAATTGCAGACTGGATTCAGGAGCTTCTAAACCGATTTACAATGATACATATAGTCAAGACACAAAGTGAACACACTGGTAATATTTTGATACTACCCACAGACTTGGTCATTTGTTTGTGAAAAGCAGAAAGACAGAGGAAGGATTCAGAAAGGGCTAACCATTCGTGCCAATCTAATCAGAATCTCTGGAACAAGGCGTGGTTTTGGCGGTGCCATAGAATCCTTGGCAAGAGCTTCTTCATCACCAGCATGTAATATGGCAACTATTTGATCAAAAAGTTCATAATTGCCTCCCCGAAAAGGATCCTGTAAAAGGTAATCAAGAAGTTTCACAAAATGACTTTGTAGAAGGATGCAAGCAGGAATCTCTCATCTTCCCAAGTACAACATGAAACGAAGGTAACAATTATCTTTTTTGTCTGCTTGAAACATAATGGTTAAGTTGCCCCTCCTTTTATAAGGGTATTTATATAAGGTATATATACTTTTGGTTAAATATGTCAAGTCAGTCACGAGTTTGTTAAAAAAACTTGTGAAATATAAAAACAGACAGAAAAAGATGAACCACATTTTGTACACCTCTTCTTAAATCTTGTGATAGAATAATGCATTGAATCCTGGCTGATCTTCCTCCATAGCATAAATATGGTAgataaattttagagaaaatgccCATTTAgccctttatatatatatatatatatatatatgagaacatattatttttatttttttttcccctcaaaGAAGTTTGTGTGTGCGTGCACATGAGTCGCTCATGTAGGAGGGTTATAATGTACAGAATGAGAATAACAAAATGACAATATCAGAAGCTACAATAGAGCCTTGAGGTTAGCTTACTTGAAGGAACAAATCTGTATGAGTTTTTCCCTCATAGAGAAATAGGTCAGCTTGTCCCCCTGCTTTCCGAAGTGTCTCCCCAAAAGTTTCactgaaattttgaaattagcaTTTGAAAGTAAAGAGGACATAGAACTTATTCATCCGACCATGAGAATATGATTCTGTTTTTTGATGGCCAAGTGATGCTTGAAGTCGTGAACAGCATATGTAGGGCATAATtggatttcttttatttttactgGTTTCATaaatatgcataatttatataCTAGTCTGAGAGCAGGAGTTGATTAGCAAGCGTCCATTATAAGATTTCAGAAAAACTATGAAATCTTAATAAATAGAAGACCAAGCATGCTTTTTTCAATTCCCGTTCCAAGTATATATTTTACACCactaaaaatactttttttcacATCTTCACcaatttatacaaaattaaaggTTGAAATGGAATTCAATAAGAGAAACGCACTAACCTGGCATCTGATGGAATGGAATAATCACCAGTGCCATGGAAAAGAACAAAAGGAGGTAAACTGGATACAACATCACTAACACTAGGATCTTGGATTCTTATTTCTGGGGAAAATTTGGACAAAGATTCTTCACCTTCCATTATGCTACAGAGAAACAAAATAGCTCAAATTGAAAAAGAATACGTTGACATAAATTAGTCAGTTAATGAAGAGAAAATAGACCATTAGAACCTACCTCAAAAAGACGGAACGATATAGACCCCGACTATCGAAGTGATCAACTAGTTTCAACAAGTTATACCTGTTCACAGAGTTCACAGAGTTCAGAGTTCACAGAGTACAGGGTCCTCATCCATGAACCAAACAAGAAGGAAAATTGCACAGTAATCAATTACTGGGACTATATAAAGtgatgaaataaaatatgaaagaaaaatggCCAATTAAAGATGTTTCTACTACTTTCCAGCAAGTGTACATTTTGACTAATGAACTGTTGTGAAATTAAGTCCTAAAACACAGGATTCAACTTTTGAAATCTATAGAATGCACGGCGTTCCCCTTGTCCCCTCATATAGATAATAAAGAATTTGAGAGGAGTTGCAAGATAGATAAACCCTTGTCACCAAAAAGGATCAACCAACTGGAAACCTTTCAGTTTTCCATAAGGTCCCTTAAGCTATACTCTGAAAGGAAAGTAAAAAATTACCCAGCAAGTCCAGAAAACATAGGGACGTATATGGCTTAAATTCTTCTCATTCTGCTCTATTCTATCTGGCACCTCTTAAGCAcaagaataaaacaaaaaagtacTTCATCTCAGTGGTCTTTtgaaaagaagggaaaattCAAGATTGGCGGCAAAGCATGCTATTTTCAATTGTAAACAAATCAAAGAGGCTTGGAATTATTAATCGTATAATTTCATGGGAATCCCTTAAATGCCATAAGAATGATGCAATTATTGAAAATTACCCTCCAGATAAACCAAAATACGCTTTTATTTGGGAGACACTCCAATCTACACTCTCTCCTTTTCTGGCTTCTTTGATTGCTTGCTCCAAGAGGGCACAAACCGAAATATGTGCACCAGCTGATTGTCCCATCAGAAAGATTCTATTCAGATGgggcaaaataaaataataagataGTGAGCATATGATGAAGgatgaaagaaatgaagaaattaTTCAGTCACCTATCAGGATCTCCTCCGTAGTCTGCTATATTCTTGCATACAAATGAAATCCCTTGAGAAACATCTTTCACCATGTCACTGATTGTACCCTGAGGGAAGTTTCTGCAAAGTAGAGAGTTATGAGATTAAGATAGAAAACTAAGACACGGATATAAAAAGAACATGTTTATTAAAATATGCATTTTtcaagaaactaatatttctcTGCCAGAGAGAAATTTGAAGTTTCCTTGTGCATTTATAAAAACGAGTTTGTTATATTTAACTCGCAAAATTTATTGTCGGCTGATTATGCTTAACAATTGTTTGACACATATCTAAGAAGTTTCAAACATATATTAACTTTGAACAACTAGATTTGTCAGATGTCTATCGTACTAATAAATAGAACCCATGTCCAACAAGTGTCAGAGAAATTGTCCAACATGTTGGGCACAGATACATCACCCAAACTAAAGGTCTAAGCTTCTTAGATCGACACGTGCCATTCAGACATGTTTCTTGCACCCATCATTCTTCATTCAAATAAGTCTAACAGAGAACCATAAAACCAGCAGACTCCTCCCTGCCCCCGCagaagaaaataatattaacaataatgaagaaaagaagagggaGAAGAGTTATAAAGTTCCTTGTAGTAATGCTTGAACATGATGCACTACCTATAGTCAATTGAGGCTACAATAATGTCTCTCTCTGCCAGCTGCAGTCCTAAAAGTGCTCCCCATGCTTTATTCCTAAATCATTAACAAACATTAATATTGTATTGCCAGATTGGGAAACAAACTCACCGGTGTACAGAAAAGATTAAAGAATAATATCATGGAGTGTATTTtagtaataaaattttatagctTAGAAGACGAGTATTTTTAGGAGCTGAATGAAATGAAACCAATGCCAAGATTCATTTCAGGATGGACATGCAAAATCATCTACACTTACCCAATAATCCAAGCTCCACCGCTAACAAATATCactactgttttttttttatcagtaTTTGTAGGTAGATACAAATCCAAGCTGAAAcatcaccaaaaaaaaaaaaaagtcatgaaTTAGATAATGGTCAACGTAGAAAGAAACAAATATAACAATAACCTGTCCTAGAACACATACCTATTTCTTGGTTGATTTCCGAAAATAATATCCCTCCGAACCTGACTTGAGAAGTAATAATCATACATAACTGTCGTAAACAAAAGCTAATCAGATATGCCAATTTATCCAGTACAATCAAATGTTTCCAATAATAATATTTCAGCAAAATTTCTGTAAGTCAAGATGGCAACATTAATATGAGGGcattatattttctttctttagactgtaactaaaatgttcaaatcaAGGCCAAAATTGCATCGCATATGCCAAATCAATGAATTTATTATAAGTGGAATGCATGCATACTTAAGTTTCAAATAGCTGATAGCTACACATGTATCTCCCTTTATCCCCCTTCCTTCCCCCAcatccttcattttttttcttttattttattatttatttattactctCTAattcttttagtcattttctaAATTCTGTCATGTAATAATGGAACGAAGATGACCTAATATCCATAGATAGAagtgtaaaacaaaacaaaaaataaacaataacaataacacaaaaaaaaaaaaaggatactTCACAGCTAATATAAACAACTACTAACtttttggttttcatttttttgccTCAAAAGTCAAAACTTTCATTGATATTTCTGAAAACTCAAGAGTTAGTATTTTCATATAGATTGATGAATTCACTGACCAATTTGTTGTACACGTGATATCCAGCCAGAGAGCTGCGATGATCATCAGAATACTGTCCAAGTTTAAAGTGATTTCCATATAGTGGACTATAACTTACTCATTAAAGACCAAGCGTATCTATCCTTGCACCCGagttaaaatatttatctttACCAAAAACTGAGTGAATCAATAATATTTGGGACAAAACAAAGTGTATTCAAAACAAAGGGTATTCATCCATTAATCACCTAAGAGGCAGAGACATTGTTTTGAGTAAAGTACTGATGTTAGAAATATGATTGTATAGCCTATCATCTGTTATGGCTTGGCCCTAGAAAACTATTGGTGCATGGACTCCCTTCGCTTAACAGAGAACAGAGAATTATTAAATGATCTACTTGTGCAGCTACCAGTTGAGTGTTCGTTTCCatcattctttttaatttctaaacaCAATTGAGGCATGTAAAGGATACGTACATTAGAACACAAACCTTTCATTTCCCATTGAAAATTCATGGATAAGCAAAAATAAAGAACAAGGGATGTCATGAACCTAACCACCATGAGATTGATCTAGTCATGGAAGGGCTAAGGACTCTGAAGTAAACCTAGACACCCTTTCtttacaaaaatatttacatactACAAGCTTCATTAAGCTAAATATCATAAAACTTGGCTATTGGTCGAGTGATATTCCTCAAAGTACAAAAATGATAGCCCATAAGGACGGGATTGATAAATAGGAAGTGCTATTAAGAAGTTAGTGAGGAAAGCACGTGAGACAGACAGTATGGCCTTCACCGATTTTATAGACTACGAATGAAAGGATATGACTAATTTGAGCAGAGGTTTCTATTAGTGCTTCAATTTGGGCCATAAAACCTCTACCCCAGATTTTATATTAAAGGCAACCAAATTGCAAGAAGAATTTACAGGACAAAAAGAACTGTTCAAAGCAAAAGGCACTTATGCAATAAGTTATATGAACAAATACCTTGAAGAAAACCGGGCATGAGAAGAATGGCATACACTGCAAGTGCAGTTAATTTTACGACCCACCGGTACCCTACCCTGAACAAAAAGAAGGGATCATGATacagagaaagagagaaagagtcCACTGAACAAGCAAAACTAATATTCATTACGTAAAGATTCCATGATTAATTAGAACTTTAACTGATCCTCCTGTTCAAACAAacgaaattaataaaataagagattcCAAATTAAAGTGATCCCTAGGAGCAGAAAAGCATGAAACTATAAGCTATGAACTACAAATCCTTTCAATTATAGGAAGAAACTTTGAACATCGTGTTAGGTATTAAAAAAACCAGCTGCGAACTCTAAATACACGAAGAACTCGCCGCAAATTCAGGAGATAATCCAACTCACTCTCCCGTTCACCACTCAACCAGAACATTCAGGCTTCCAAATAATCGACAAAAGAGAGACAAAGAGAATCCATTTCATATTACCCAAGAGATCGAAGGAGAGTGAAGCTCAACCGAGTAATAAGAAGAGTTTCCGCAGCTGCATGGCCAAAATCTCGACTGAAAGACTGCTGACGCCGCGGCACTTGGGGCTTCCCGGCACCGAGACGGCGGCGCAACTGGTGGTGAATAATCCCAATCGGATAAGTCAACATCCTCGAAAGCAGAGGCCGAGTTTCCGCGGAATCCTCATCAAAACGAATCCCCTGGCCGGAAAACTTCACGACAGGGCGGAGCCGGTCAGCCGGAGCCGCCATCGACGGCCGGAGAAGAGGAGAAACGAAGGGATCGAAGGCGATGTACAGGGCAAACCGGTACCGGAAAATTTGAGATTcagatttgaaatttgaaagcGCTTTTCAGATCAATGTGTCTGATTTTGGTTAAAAATGGAACAGATTGGAAAAAGCTGTCCGATTGGcgtataacaaataaataaataatgggaAATTTTGGAATgtttcaaaattccaaaaacattGCCACGTGTTGCTTACGTGGCATACCGAATAACGATCTCTTTGTCAGATAAAGACTCCCATTTGATGAGTCCCTTCAAAGTTTCAAacttcatttatttcttttttgtttttttccctttaatttaCCACTTTCATATTGCTTCTAGACTATTTGCTATGAATTGGATTATTATCACTTTTGTTCATTAATACTTATGTCTAACTATTTATTTACTCCTATTTTTACTCCTATTCTATTTTAAATCATATAGGTGTATTAGcatatagaattaaattgaattaagtCGATAACAATCATCGGTAGGTAATAATTATCTATGTTGATAATAATTATATGTGTTTAGATTGTAGAGTTGaactaaattgatataattgtcTATGTTTTGAGTGTAAGATTAAGTTGAATTAGTTTAAGAAGTATGTGTCTGAGCTGCATAATTGATTTGTATTGAGTTGTGGATATTTAGTGTagtttttttaacctaaaaaatgATAGCggataataatatattaatctaGATTAATCAACCAAATTCAGACAATATAAATTACCCAACAATCTCACATCAATTTCGAATTCCAAATTATGCGGAATAAACAATTTGTAACCCGACAACTTAAAATAATAGATAAACCAACCTAAACTTTCAAGCAATAAGAACGATAATAAATCAAGTTTAAGGGAAGAGAAATGACACCCGATTTATATTGGTCACCCAATATGGACTACATCGTTCTCTACTATCGATGTAAGTTCTACTAAAATAGTCAAAGAGAATAGTACAAGAGTTTACACACCAAAAAAATCGGCTCACTTatcatttttcttcaaatttttgtGTTATATATAAAGTTCTTAACTGCCcaaattttctctataatgaTATCCCACCTTCGAAATAGCAAATCATATGATTGCTTATGGGTTAAGCAACAAAGCAAATGGACTTTGATTTTAGGCTCCATATTTTCTTAACAATCCACCACTTGGAGACCATACAAGCATCATGTCTCCCCTATAGTGGTAGCAACTCCTCTCTCTATTAATGGAGAAGTCCAACTGAAGTTGTGCACAACTTCAATTTATCAACAGGAACGCATTTGGTAAGCATATCTATTAGATTCTGACTTCTTGATATTTTTTCAAGTACTAGCATTCTGTCTTCCAAAATTGATTGAATAAAATGATACTTCACCTATATGTGTTTTGTTCTCAAATAAAACATTGGATTCTTTGCTAAATGAATAGCACTCTGACTGTCACAATGCAATGTCCCCTTTCTTAATTTCAAGCCAAGTTCTTCTAAGAAGGACTAAAGCCATATCATCTCCTTACTTACCTCAGTAATAGCAACATGCTCAGCTTCTGTAGTAAAAAAAAGCTACTATCTTCTACAGTCTAGAAATCTAACTAATAGCAGTATTACCCAAAGTAAAAACATATCCGATAGTACTTTTTCTGTCATCTGTATCACTTGCCATATCTTCATCAACATAGCCCCTTAGTTTAAAATCTGACTTCTTAAAATGTAGAGCATAATCAGTTATTcctctaaaaaaattatgaaaatccacCTTACAGCCTCTCAGTGTTGCTTCCTGGAATTACTCATATATTTGCTAACAACTCCCACTACATGTGCAATGTTTGGTCTTGTGCAAACCATGGCATAAATCAGGCTACCTATAGCTGAAGCATATGGTACTCTAGCAATGTGGTCTTTTTCCTACTCAATAGTGGGTGAGTGCTCCTTAGATAAATTAAAATGACAAGCTAAAGAAGTACTCACATGTTTTGCATTTTCCATGTGAAATCAATTCAACAATTTTTTCACATATTCTTCTTGTGACAGTGTCAATGTACCATCTTTTCTCTCGATCTTCATTTTCAAGATTTGTTTGGCagcttccaaatctttcatatcaaattcttTAGATAAGCTagtttttatctttaaaattttctGTTTGTCTACACTTGCTATCAACATATCATTAATATATAGCAATAAAATTATGTAAGAGTTACCCTAAGATCTTATGTAGCAACAATGATTTGCCCGACACCTCTGAAATCCATTATTGTTTATAAAGCTATCAAACTTCTTATACCACTGTCT
This window contains:
- the LOC120068016 gene encoding isoprenylcysteine alpha-carbonyl methylesterase ICME; this translates as MAAPADRLRPVVKFSGQGIRFDEDSAETRPLLSRMLTYPIGIIHHQLRRRLGAGKPQVPRRQQSFSRDFGHAAAETLLITRLSFTLLRSLGVGYRWVVKLTALAVYAILLMPGFLQVMYDYYFSSQVRRDIIFGNQPRNSLDLYLPTNTDKKKTVVIFVSGGAWIIGNKAWGALLGLQLAERDIIVASIDYRNFPQGTISDMVKDVSQGISFVCKNIADYGGDPDRIFLMGQSAGAHISVCALLEQAIKEARKGESVDWSVSQIKAYFGLSGGYNLLKLVDHFDSRGLYRSVFLSIMEGEESLSKFSPEIRIQDPSVSDVVSSLPPFVLFHGTGDYSIPSDASETFGETLRKAGGQADLFLYEGKTHTDLFLQDPFRGGNYELFDQIVAILHAGDEEALAKDSMAPPKPRLVPEILIRLARMVSPF